A stretch of DNA from Drosophila virilis strain 15010-1051.87 chromosome 5, Dvir_AGI_RSII-ME, whole genome shotgun sequence:
CTGATGTGAATATAGCATGGGTTATGTTACACGTGAAGCGGTGGAGTTGGAGCAGCAGTGCACCCTGCTCGAAGAACCAACTGGCGGCACGCCTGCTTCTGGCTCCGATGATGAATCACAGCCAAGGCACAAAATGCGTGCCAAAAGAAATATCCATAGACGACAAAGTGTGTGCTATTATCTACCCAGATGCTTGAAGAGATTTGGCTGTTCCATGCGCTACCAACTACTCAGATGCTTTAAGAGATTCAGTTATTTTATGCTGTGCAGTTTCTTTATATTAATGCTGTACATTATCGTGCAGTACTTTTGTATTGATGTGCAAAAAAGACATGGTAAGTATAGAGTATACCATATAAAACCATTTGCTGATTGCGGCTTTTCACAGTTTCGCTGTCCGATTGGGCGGCCAACGTGTCGCTGGACATTAAGGACTACATACAGGCACAGCAGGAGACGGCACTCATAATGCCGCGTGACTTTTGTCGCAACAAAACATTTCTAATCATAGCCGTCTGCACCGGTTTGAATAACTTTGTGGCACGCCAGACGATCCGGGAAACGTGGGGCAATACAACAGAATTCAATTATGCCGCCTTTGGCAAGCTGCATGGCCATATGAAGGGTCATTATCTGCCGACAATGGATTCACGCCTGCAGCTCTATGCCGATTACCTAAGCGGTGAGGGTGACACCTTAACGGCCAAGGTGCGCATTGTCTTCATTGTGGGCCGCAGCAATTACGAATCCCATCTGGGCAACGAGACGCTGATACGTTTGCACAACGAAGCTGAAATGTACAACGATATCATTCAGGAGAATTTCATTGATTCGTACAATAATCTAACATTGAAATCCGTTTTGGCATTGAAGCACATCAGTAAAAGTTGCTGCAAGACGTGCGCCTTCTTTCTGAAATGCGACGATGACACCTTTGTCAATGTGCCGAATCTGTTGCACTTTCTGCTCGGCGGCACAGTTCCCCTCTATAACGATACACTAGACTATCATGACCGTGGGTCGATGGTGGTCATGTCGCCGCAGAATCGACTAAATGCCACCAGCGGGATCATGCGTGGACATCAGTTCTGCAATGTGGTGCCTGTCAGCGATGTGACAAGCAAATGGTATATGCCCTACTATATGTACAAAGGTGAATCATATCCCAAGTATCTGTCCGGTGCCGGTTATCTAATGTCCATTGATGTTGTCGAGCGTTTGTTTGAGGCCGCGTTGAACACATCGCTAGTTTATCTAGAAGATATTTTCATAACTGGTCTCTGCGCGAATCGTGCCAATGTTAAGCGGCAGCATCATGCACTCTTCAGCTTCGCCCACTCCCCGCATTTGTGCGCCTTTAAGGGCAGCATAACCCAGCATCAGGTGAAGGCGGAGAGCATGGCGGACGCGTGGCGTTTTGTTTCAAATTACAGCATACAATGCCCGCCACCGGGACGTTACTTAAATCATATGCGATTAAGGAATCGAAATAATTGTTAAAGCACAAGAGCTGTGAATATGCCTCGAAAATGTTGGCCTCCTTCCATATCTAGAGTTTACATTACATTTCTAATATGATTTCTTGCATTGAATACTCCGACAAACAGTTTTGCACACACCTTATATAACGCGTAGctatataaaacttttttgttccTGAGATTATTTGTGGTATTTAAGtgaattttcatattttagtttaaaagaaaaaaattcaaaataatgtATAAGGGCCGATATTCTTGCACACCTTTTTTGGGTGCTATTAAtactatttgaaatattatttaacaaacgCACAGACTTGTTCAATTTTCACATAGTTATATCTACTACAATCTGTTTAAGCAAACGCACAAAAAGACCGAAAATATGCACTAGTTGCATAATTTCAACTCCCCAATACTCCACTTTATATGATTGCAACTGGGTTCGTGACTTTTGTTTATCCGTATTAAATgtgaattatttattaacaatctcATTGCGccaagtatttattttttacaattaaaaaaaaataaaataaacgatattatttaatatcaatatACTCTATGCATTACTTTTATGACTAAGTATGATGATGTTTGTTTATGGGCGTGTTCTGAATTTTCATGTGCCATGGTATATTATTGATTTGGGCTAGTTGCTTttcgaaaacgaaaacaaaaagttcTGATATTAAATGCTTAATCCTCTTAAATCTAAGCTGTTGCATACGTCCTTTTTGCGCTGTTCGTTTTTGAGTAGCTCATACGCAAAAATATTACTAAAAACTATAATAACAAATTACATTCGAGCCTACAATTCGAAGCAAAGTTAATTGTAGCATTAAAATGTGTTAGGGTATTTGGATTCCAAACTAGCACAGCAGTCATATTGCGGCGTCAGTCGTATCCGATGGCGGATCAAGGTGTTCGACACTTGGGCTTGCTGGTGGGGATGCCTTGCTTGGACTACTCTGTGTTGTAATCTCAGTCGGCTGCTCAGCTTCGGACGCTTGGACTAACTTGTGGTAAGTTGTTGAATCATTCTTTGCCTGCGCCGTCGCCTCAGCAGCGGTCACAGGTGAACTGTTCCTTGAGCTCTCCTTACATGCAGTTGCGTCCGTCTCATCAGCATCTGTCTCGCTGGTGTCGGCAGCTTTTGCGGCTGTATTGTCTTCATTTGCTtcagctgctggcgctgcagcaTCAGTCTTGGCACTGGCTGCAACGCCAGATTTTATAACTGCCTCATCCAACGCTGTTTGATCAGCTTCTCTATATTTTAATTGCGGCATACTTTCTTCGTCTTCAGCTTCATCCGCTTCCTCAGTTGTTACACCAGCTGTTGTATCTGTTTCAGTttcattcaattcaattttttcgTCATCAGCCTCAATTATTTCTGTTACTTCCATTGTTGCTTCGTTGGACTTTTTATTTTCCATAATTCCTGCGCTTTCTGTCACTTCTAGGCCTTCCGTTGATTTTGCTATACTTGTTTTAATTGGCTCTGTTTCAGTTTTTTCTTTATCCGCAGCTGAGATTTCAATATCTTCAGGATTATCCGCATCTTCGGCTTTCTTTTGGCTCGTCGACTTCGTTTCGATGTTTTCAACGTCTGTTTGAGAGTTAGTTGCGTCTGTTGTGTCCATTTTCTGCAGCAACTCATCTTCAACGTGCTGTTCCTGTTCCTTCTCACTATCATTTTGCATGGTATTATCACTTTCCTCTTCTTTATTGGCGTCGATTGCTGCCTCCACTGGTTCATTCTGGCTTTCAGCTTTCTGCATCTGCTCTTCAGCATTTGGCTGTGATTCAAACACTGTGGATTTCTTAGCTAGCTTCTTTGCATGTTCCATGTCCATCCATTTGCGCGCCACCTCAAAGTCTTCCTCGGCACGCCTCAGCTTGACGACCACCTTCATTTTAAGCTTGGCATCATTGCGCTTTGTTTCCTCCATGCGCTGGCGCTCCAGATGCAGCAGCGCTGGATTCGGTTTGTTCGTCATCTTTTTACGCGGCTGCTTCTTTTGTATGGTACCACCTGGTGAAGTGGCTTGATGAGTTTTTACCTCGCCAACGCCCTCGGTAATGTCCACTTCCAGCAGACTGGCCAAAATGGATGAGCTAAAGGCCGCCACATCAATATCCATGTTTGGGTCCATGTTGGCGGTAACAGgatcaattttaattatattcgATGCTGGTGCCGTTGATTTTACAGATGTTATTTTCAGGCCCTTTGGTATGCTAACGTTTGAAACTGAAGGTAGCTCCTCCTCGTTATCGGAATCAATGGTAATGGTATCCGTTTTGGGCTCCACGATCTCAATCTCATTGTCCTCATCGTCGCTGGCTTGTTTTTCTATAAAGAGTAAAGAATTCATTAACAATGTAAGAATTTAACAATTAAACTTAGTCAGTTATTAAAAATGTGATAAATATAGTCTCTACATCTGttgaaaagttttaaataagtttatttaatcTTAGAATGTGCGGAAGTTTGGCATAATTTAACTTACTGCTAGTTTGTAATTTTGAAATCTATAAAAAACTTATATATTAAGAAACCGCATTTCTTCAAGCGGAAAATTGGTGCGCAACTTTTGCAGAGTTCTCTCATTCGGTCTCGGCTGTCGTTCCAGCTCGCGACAGTAGCATTCGTAGGCAaactttgccatttgccagcgTAATTTGCAGGCTCGTGCATCACGCCGGAAGCGTGGCAAGCGTCGGGCCAGCTCCGCCCACAGGCGTTCGCGGGCACCCACATCATTGTAATCGACATGTCGCGGATTCCAGAGTGTGGGATAGGCGCGCATGGCTAGCACCAGTTGTTGCGCGAACTGCTTATCATCGGGCATATCCTTTAGCTTGCCAGCTGAATCGCCACCGTTTGTCGCTTGCTGCACACAATCCTGCAGCGGCTCGAATTCGTCGCGTAAGTCCTGCTCGTCAATTTTATACAGAAAATACAAGTTGGCCAAATATTTGGAGTACTTTAGCTCAAGATTGGCAAATGTGCTCTTGTCCTTAATGGTTTTTAGACGAAAGGACTTGTACATTTCGTACATCTGTTGCCAGCGCTCCACAATGTACTCGCAGCGATAGTCTACAAAAGAAGagcataatttaattgattccCATTAAAAATACAGTTTGGATTACTTACTGGGCGCTGATTTCCAAAAGTTCAGCCACAGCGATTTGCGCGTTTGCTCATCTATGCTGTTGAACTCAGGATCGGTGGACTTGCGCCACAGCACTGGATGACTCTTGGCAAAGTTTATGATGCGCATATCAATCGGGCGTACCTCGATCGGACGCACTGGCAAACGTGGCGTCGCTCTTACCCCCTGTTGTCGTGCATCGGTAAAGTCCTGTTGCTCCTTATGTATGGTATTCTCAATGGCATCCAGTTGCTTGCGCTCAAAGCCGTCACCATCGCCTTCGCCACAGTCGACGGGTTGCCATTCACTGCGAGGCAAATCGCGGTTGGCCAAATAATTGGTGGCCTTGTCAAAATAGCCCTTGAAGCGTTTACCCTGCTTTAGCAGTCGCTCGATGCGCACATAACGTTTTCGTACATTCTTCCAGCGCAGCTTGATGTCGTCGCCGCGTGGAAAGTGGCTGGCAATTACGCGCCACTGTTTGCGTGTCACCTCCATTTTGCCATAGTCCGGATGACGTGTACACCAAATAGATGGATATTCGCGCAGCAGACGCGTCAGTTTGCGATCATAGGCATGCGCCTGCTCATTGCGATTCATGCTCTCCTCGGTGCCGAGTGCATCGTACTCATCATCCaaatcatcaacatcatcgcCATCATCGGCATCATCGTCGCGATCATCATCATACTCAGACGGCTCGTCGTTCTCATTTTCCGCTGTTTCATTTGGCTGCTGCGCATTGTCCTCGTCTTTGGGATCGTCTTCGGCACACACGCCCAGGGGCATTAGCGGCGGCAGTGGATCAATGCTTTCGCCATCCTTCAGATTCGCCTGTAAACTCTTGCGATACTCGTAAACCTgattgtgaaagctattgcaGCCCGTATTAAACAGATCCACATCGTCCAGCTGGCCGTAGCACACATAATCCACGGCTACAATAAAACCAAAAGTGAACAAAAAGAAAGATTTTAGCGAAAAACTGCTGCTGAATTCGATTCCATTGCCTTTTTTGGATATTTTCACAAACACATGGACCAAGAgctaaatcaaatcaatttgccaAACGCAAGACTGAATTTAAGTGGAGCCAAGGAAATGGAACTCGCAGAGTTTTTcataaacacaacaaaaaatacttaCATGCTGGCTGACCATAGCACAAAATGTTGAGCAACACCCGTCCATGTGTTAAAATATTCACAAAAGACAATGTACACTAACTTAAAAGTGGCCTCGACTTGCACAGGAAACCGCAGCCTGTGAAGCGTCGGCTGGAATAATACACGTAATATCCTATACTAAATCTTAGGCTATCATGTTTTGTATTAAACAAGATGTTAAGTTTACGTAAGGTGTTATCTTCAGAATAATCTAAATTCCAGTTTTGTTATAACATATCTAAACAATAGAAATTGGGTACTCTAATATAAAATACCTATTAATTTAAAGGAGTACGGCTATGTTCTGCtggccgaagattaaatagcTTCTTACGGTCTTGAAGATATGTGAGCTGAATTGTGAAGCTCATATTTTCAGAATTTGGTAAAGATGTATCGAAAAACAGACCGATTCAACCGACTCTTTCCATATAACTATGTCACAGTGTTGTCTTATGTTGATAGTATTTGACCTCTATGTATGCAGCTtgggaaaaataataaatgccaagttttgcCAATAGATCTTCAAAGCCAAATAAGAACTTAGCTCTCGTACAATCATTTCTATAGCGCTCCAAGTTGGCCGTCTAAACATCTTATGTTATTCGATATCTTAGGATACCAACCACTTCTTAaatctatattaaatattataattgaacTGTAAAAAACTTACCAGCTGCCAGTTGACCGTTCTCCAAGCTGTTAGCATCATTCTTGAAGCCCATTTCGCGCATATCGACCAGGCACTTATCTTGCAGCTGTTTAAAGCGTCCAATCGCATAGGTCATCAGATAGGATAAATGTATGTAGAGCTCCTTGAGATCCATGTAGCTGCGCGCCTGATTGTACGCATTCGAATGGGTTAGCGTTTGCACTTTGCCCGTCAGATGCGTGCATATTTCCATCGCATTAAAGATCTGCTCCTGCAGCTGGGTGCGAGCCATACCAATGGGACTGTTGGGGAACACATGACGCACCAGTGTCGGAGCCTTGTGCACTGCTGCTGGCGTCATCATAATAGTTGTCCCGCCATTACTGTTGGAAGGCGTCGATGCCGCCGCAACGTTCACCGAATGCACCTGGCTGCCATTGTTGACGCGCACCACTTGCGGCGCGCGCTGCTGTTGATTAGTTTGTGGATTATAGATACCCATATTGGAGCCAAAACTGGGGTGGACCACGCGCGGCGATGGCCCTCCCGGTGTCTGTTGGCGTATGATGACCTGCGGATTCATTGAAATAGGGGTGCGCGCCACCGTTGTTGCGGGCTGGCCGCTGGGTGGCAACTGGCGCTTGACCTGCGTTGGTTTAAAATGTATCTATTAATGCTTTATTTTAGAGGTGGACGAAAATCCTATACCTGTATGAGCCGACCATTGGGCAGACGATAGGAGTCCTGCTGCGCTGCGCTATTGAGATCGACACGAAAACCATTTATGGTATGGAAGACGGGGCCCGCAGTGCGTACGGCATTTGGCACCACGGTGCGTCGCACAACAGAAGCTGGACCGGGTGTCGCCTGGCGGTAGCGCATGCCCGAGCTGCTCAACACCAATGGCGGGGGCAAGCTGCTCCGTGGACCGGTTGTGGCACTGCCATTAGTACTCGGACTGGGTCCACTGTAATTTTGTTGTACAGTCACAATGCGCGGCGTGGTGGTGGTGATACTGGCCGCTGGAGTTATAGTGGGCCGTGGACCAGGCTTTTGTGCCACTGAAATTTGACAATCCGGTTCCAGCATGCTGAGCAAATCGGGCGTACAGACTACCTCATCATTGGAGGACTTTGGACGCTTTGCGGGCGGACACTGTGGTTTGGGCGACTTCTTGACTGAGTGCACAGAGCTGGCATGACTGCGCTTGGAAGCATTTGATTCTAGGCTCTCCATGGAGTCGGACAGACTGTTGGCCTTGGCTTTGGCCAGGCGACAGCATGTGCTGTAGTCCTTGTGCATATGCCTGCGCATTTCCGATTCGGACAGCTGCATCGATTGCAGTCCGCTGTCAGAGAAGGAAATAATAGTTATGCTTGTGTTGGGTTTTTCTTAGTGCACGGCACTTACTTCTTCTGCGTCTGGATATAGTTGACAAGCGCCCAGTGCTGGGCGCGCAGCGGCCACAGTATTTTCGACGTGCACTTGAAGCAATTCCAGTTCTCGTTCTGCTCAATGTCCACGATAACGCCACGCGATAAGTTTTTAATGATGCACGacttgcaaaaaacaaatgggcAGGTTGAGCAGCAATATACCTCGCCGCCTTGACCACACCAGCGACAGTACAACTCGGAGCCATCCTCCCCCTTGGAGAACTCGCCGCTGTTGTAGAAGTCATGGCATTTGATGCAGTGCGTTACCCGCAATATCGGATGCATTTTAATATTGCTGTCCGCGCTGGCCGCGGTCCCAATATGCATGCGACAAACGGTGCAGTGGACTTTACGCTGATTGACCACATCGACGGTGGGATACATTTTGAGATAGAAGCGACGCTCCTCATCCGAAATGCTGGCATCCATTTCATAGTTGCTACCTAGACAATGCACACACGTACATTAGAAAAACATGTAGAGGGAGGCGCTTATTCCCGCTTACCcgtaaaatcaaaatcaaaggcTTTGAGTGAAGGCGATGGCGTCGCTGGCGTTGTGACCGTCAGCACAGCCTCGCCGCTGGGCGTGCTGCTCATTTTGCCGGCTACGATAGTCAAGACTATCCACACGTGGATTTGCAATCGCAATCAAGAAATATCTTCTTTCTTCACTCTCTTacgaacaaatatatatatatatatatgtatatatatatatacctacacacacacacacggacacacactaGACTACTGCAAAATGCTGGCTaaccagcagcggcagcaacaacgcgTCGCGGTATTTtttgcaataataaataacactAATACCAATGCATGccctacatatataaaatggcGGCAATGCCGTAAATGATCCCTGGCCGTTTTGCAGTTTAATTCAAATGCtctattttgatattttatattaGCTCCATTTGCTTGGTCAACagtataaaaatgatttttcacgCGACTGCCGTTGTACTATCTCGTTTCCAATATGGCAGCCACTTCGTGTGAGCCGAGTGCACGAGCGAAACACGAAGTATCACAACAAGTTTTACCTAAAGTCTGGGCCGATAATGGTAAAATATgttatacatacacatttcATGGATGGATATAGTTAAATAGTTGTACAAACTCGATATTATAATATACTTTATACCAACTTCAACAGCATAAAGTAATCTTAACTACCGATCGCATATAATACTCTTTCTGAttgatcatcatcaacatacgcgtaatttgaatttaaatgggtttaatatcataaattatattaatattataaataatttgcaaagATTATAAAAAAGTTGATTAAAATGCGCAACTATACGCTTGGCAACTCTATCACCAACGTGTCGTCTTCTTCGCACTCATGCAACATTCCGTAAGGCACGAGCATAACGGAAAGGtaaattatcaaaaataaagatgactatattttatatttattatgatGTAATAATGTAAAAAAAGCTACAAAAGCATATTcagttgaatatatttttaaaatttgaattgaacAATCatctaatataatatatatgttttacaGCACTGGTGCACAAATGCAACACTGAGTTTCAAATTGCCGGCACTAGCTTATCGTTTGCAGGCAGTAGCTAGCAGTCAAGCGTAGTTAGAATTGTATACTTCAGAAAAATTGTGGAGAAGACCTACTCGGAGTTAcacaaaaatatcaaaacaCTAAATGTGTTTTAATTATGTAAGTGGCATACAAACATAGTGATGTTTACCAACGTCGGTTTACAAATGTGTGACTTATGTTTGATTTCAATTGAACTGCGTTTTCAAAAAATTGCACTGAAAGCGTTCTTAAGTCGCGTCCTTGCAGAATTTTGAAAAAAGCGAGGccacttaaaataaaagtatacATACCTAGTATTTCttattatgttatgttatgttatgttattaatatataacTATGCGAGAATTTTAGGCATGAGATGTGTTAAAACGCAGATGTGGATGCCTCTACTTAAAACGCATTTGTGGCTATCGATTATTTGTGTACGATAATTGATAGAGCTAAGGTTCGATTTCGTGCTGTCATTGTTTTGGTTTATTCTTCCGATTTTAACAAAAGTTTTAGGTTTCGTGTCCCTGTGAAATatgtttcaatttgatttgtaATCTGTCTTTAAACATTATCTACAGTCATTAACAAAATGGAGCCAACAACCTCCAGATCTGCCGTCGAGTCGCTAAACTCCGACTTCTTTTACGGCTGGGATCTATTATACAAAACTGTAGATGGCATTATTGATAAGAAGGCAGATGTTCTCATGGTGCTTGCCCATTTTTTGCTGACCAAGCACTACAAATTCCGCTGCGTTGGTATTGGAGATGACGTGAGTatgctctatatatatatcttgaccTTTAATTCAATAAGTTTTATTGCTCGCAGAAAACTTTGCCCGAAGACGAGGTGGGTAGCGAATTGCTGCCGGATCATTGGAATGGCGACAGTAGCAAGTACTCACTGCGATATGTCCATAATAAAGTGCTCTATTTGCTGCTTGGCCATATTACGGAAGATGCTCTTATTGTCAATCTGTTAGATATTAATACCAAGAATGTTTCCAACATTTGCATCACGCCCGAATCTCTGGTTGCCGAGGTAAAGGGTggcattacaaaaattatgcCAACTGCAACAGATATTGTTGAACGCTTTCGCAAGGAGCTTTGTGATCCGGTATGTCGGAGTCCTCCCAACAAATCAAAGTTAAATGGGGTTCCATTTTGAttgaaatatatgttttttaggTATTTACTGGAAACTCACGCGAAGCAACTACTCAGACACAAGCAACCCAGCAAACACCGGCAAACATAACTGATCCCTTGCGCATTGGTGAGCCTAGACGTCCGGGGTAAGCTACAAAGCTAGCGTTTTCTTATTACGtatctaatttttttttttgctactaACATTATAAAATTGTAGTTCGTTCATGCCGCACGGTTTTGAGCCGCGGCCATTTGGTTTCCCTGACATTGGTCGTGGGGATTTGGATCCACTGGGTCGGGGCTCGGGTAATCTATTTGCGTTTCCGGCCAATCCAGGCTTGGCGCGCTTTGATCCGTTTAATCCATTAAATCCGCGTAATCCGGGTACAATGGGTCCAAACCCAGATCATATGCATCCGCCAAACTGGAATCCCGATTACTATATGTGAAATACGCATAGACCCGACTTATGGATATGGTCTGCTTATAAAATCAATAGTTTAAATGCATtacaaagtttttcaattagaGTCTGAAAACCCAAATACAATTATAAATTAGACAGAAGAAATGCTCTTTACATGGTTTTTACTTTAACtagaatataatttttattgttgctcataTACAATACAGAATACATATTACATATTACGATAAGAACAGACAAATCAGcctatacatttattttcaaaatgtatTGATTTTAACGTAATACAATGTATGTgacaatacaaaaatatatactagGCTTGTGAATTTTGGCTGCGAATCGATGCAACAACTGAAacgcatttaaatttacacAAAACAAACGTAACTAATAACTATACAATGTAATGGCGTGTTATTGCGCAAAAAAgtcaatttttgtatatatatatatatatatattttaatatgtatatatatatgcgtatatataaaGTTACCAGTGCGCTGTCGTAATCTCAATATTAGAACAAAATCAATTATGCGCAGCTATTAAAAGtagaatatattatttttacatatatgcataatgGATTTTGTGTGGAATACATTTAAGTCTAGCCtaagattattattttttttattatattttgctaaattaatTACTTAATGAATTTGGGAAACAGTTCGTGATTTTCTGACTTAAATTATTGCTGCACTTGAATAATTTCTGTTTTAGttgatacaaaaaaaaaaaaccaaatcatGTTTTGTGTCTTGGCGCTTGGTTTTAGATAGTGCGATTGTGTGAAgcatttgatatatatacatatatatatatatatatatatatatgtatgcatacatcGTCCTGTCTGTATCCTTCACCTCATCTTTCTCTCAGTCCCATTCCCCAATAAACATGCGTGGTGTGGGCACATAGCCGCGAGTTGGCAGCGGTAAATGGCGTCCATAGATGTGATTGTAAGGTGATTCGACAAGCTCCGAATCTACAATAAGCGCAACAAAGTGACATTAGcaaatatattctaatttatatatatagatatatttatataaagctCTATAATGGTAAGATGTTTGGTGTATGTACAATGTTAACGGTAAAGGTAAACTGTTGCCGTCCAGGGTCCAAGTTAAAGTGAAGTTAGTATAAAAAATCGGTATAGGTTTTAGCTATAGCCGGGTATATAAGGTGcaaccaataaaaaaaaatctataacCATAGGCAATTtcgcatttatatatgtacacagcGCATATCCAGATCGAACCCAATTTAATGCTGTAAAATAACCTTGATTCGGCTAAGGGAACGAAAAGTTGAAATAGTTCCATTTTCAATAGTCAAGTATTTGGATTTTCTTCAGACTGAGGCTGCGCGGCTTGCGCGGCTTCAGGTAGCCATAAATGGATTCCATGTCGCTGATGTCAAGCCGGCTGGCAGTCCGCCCAGTTCTTTGTGCTGGCTGTgcattgtttgtgtttgttgctgttgctactgcttttgttgttgtttgtgctgttgctgttgctgttgccgttgctgccgctgctgctgttggtggtgGCTGctttgatgttgctgttgcagtcacagttgctgctgttgctgtggttaagctctttgttgctgctgtgcctgctgttatacttttgtttttactattgaaattctttttgttgtttttcaagatgtcatcattgttgttgctgctgttcgttAGCTgtcgcttgttgttgctgttgctgctagtATTCTCATATGGTTTTTTGTCAGCTTTTTGTAAATGTGTCGCCAACGTCGGCTGACGTTTGCCCCGCCAACTTGGCGCTGGCAGCTTGggcttattataatattgcGCACGCCTGCCGCTGGCCTGAAACTTGCCATAGCCAATGTCCGAGTCCATGGAGTTGGGCACACGCTCATAAATGTTAACCACCGATGGCGCTTTGGCCACTATGCGCCGGCGTCCACCGTACATGTACAGTGAACCCTCCTCGTTGGGCTGCTCGAAGAAGCTCTCCGTGGACTGTGATTTTTGCCGTGCCGCGAGCAGCGCCGGCGCCGCCAGCTGACGCAGCTGTGCTCGATCCACATACATGTCCGTCTCCTCGTTGCTGTGCACCGCACGCGGTTGCTGCCCGTGTCGCAGCTGGCGCTGTGGGTAGCCGCTCGCCGTGGTCTCGTCCATGTCGTCAAAGTCCAGGTCAAAGTCATCGTAGTCGTTGCTGTCCTCGTAGCGCTCGTCTGTGGTCATTGTGTTGGGCTCGTCCTCCTGCACCTGCTCCAGCACCGAGATATCGCTCTCGCTGCACCACTTGGACACGCCCACGTGCCTGTCCAGCAGCCCGCCGCTCAGCCGCTGATGGCGACgcaactgctgctggctgAGACTGCGCTGCGGCCGCGGTGCCGGCACCTGGCCACAGAGCGGCGCCAACGCATAGCAGCTGACACAATTGCAGGCATTCTCGGCCGGCAGCAGAGTGCGCCGCATCGACGGGCGTCTAGCTCCCTGACGCACCGCCACCTCCTCCAGATCATCATAGTATT
This window harbors:
- the ADD1 gene encoding uncharacterized protein ADD1 isoform X2; this translates as MSSTPSGEAVLTVTTPATPSPSLKAFDFDFTGSNYEMDASISDEERRFYLKMYPTVDVVNQRKVHCTVCRMHIGTAASADSNIKMHPILRVTHCIKCHDFYNSGEFSKGEDGSELYCRWCGQGGEVYCCSTCPFVFCKSCIIKNLSRGVIVDIEQNENWNCFKCTSKILWPLRAQHWALVNYIQTQKNGLQSMQLSESEMRRHMHKDYSTCCRLAKAKANSLSDSMESLESNASKRSHASSVHSVKKSPKPQCPPAKRPKSSNDEVVCTPDLLSMLEPDCQISVAQKPGPRPTITPAASITTTTPRIVTVQQNYSGPSPSTNGSATTGPRSSLPPPLVLSSSGMRYRQATPGPASVVRRTVVPNAVRTAGPVFHTINGFRVDLNSAAQQDSYRLPNGRLIQVKRQLPPSGQPATTVARTPISMNPQVIIRQQTPGGPSPRVVHPSFGSNMGIYNPQTNQQQRAPQVVRVNNGSQVHSVNVAAASTPSNSNGGTTIMMTPAAVHKAPTLVRHVFPNSPIGMARTQLQEQIFNAMEICTHLTGKVQTLTHSNAYNQARSYMDLKELYIHLSYLMTYAIGRFKQLQDKCLVDMREMGFKNDANSLENGQLAAEKQASDDEDNEIEIVEPKTDTITIDSDNEEELPSVSNVSIPKGLKITSVKSTAPASNIIKIDPVTANMDPNMDIDVAAFSSSILASLLEVDITEGVGEVKTHQATSPGGTIQKKQPRKKMTNKPNPALLHLERQRMEETKRNDAKLKMKVVVKLRRAEEDFEVARKWMDMEHAKKLAKKSTVFESQPNAEEQMQKAESQNEPVEAAIDANKEEESDNTMQNDSEKEQEQHVEDELLQKMDTTDATNSQTDVENIETKSTSQKKAEDADNPEDIEISAADKEKTETEPIKTSIAKSTEGLEVTESAGIMENKKSNEATMEVTEIIEADDEKIELNETETDTTAGVTTEEADEAEDEESMPQLKYREADQTALDEAVIKSGVAASAKTDAAAPAAEANEDNTAAKAADTSETDADETDATACKESSRNSSPVTAAEATAQAKNDSTTYHKLVQASEAEQPTEITTQSSPSKASPPASPSVEHLDPPSDTTDAAI
- the ADD1 gene encoding uncharacterized protein ADD1 isoform X1, encoding MSSTPSGEAVLTVTTPATPSPSLKAFDFDFTGSNYEMDASISDEERRFYLKMYPTVDVVNQRKVHCTVCRMHIGTAASADSNIKMHPILRVTHCIKCHDFYNSGEFSKGEDGSELYCRWCGQGGEVYCCSTCPFVFCKSCIIKNLSRGVIVDIEQNENWNCFKCTSKILWPLRAQHWALVNYIQTQKNGLQSMQLSESEMRRHMHKDYSTCCRLAKAKANSLSDSMESLESNASKRSHASSVHSVKKSPKPQCPPAKRPKSSNDEVVCTPDLLSMLEPDCQISVAQKPGPRPTITPAASITTTTPRIVTVQQNYSGPSPSTNGSATTGPRSSLPPPLVLSSSGMRYRQATPGPASVVRRTVVPNAVRTAGPVFHTINGFRVDLNSAAQQDSYRLPNGRLIQVKRQLPPSGQPATTVARTPISMNPQVIIRQQTPGGPSPRVVHPSFGSNMGIYNPQTNQQQRAPQVVRVNNGSQVHSVNVAAASTPSNSNGGTTIMMTPAAVHKAPTLVRHVFPNSPIGMARTQLQEQIFNAMEICTHLTGKVQTLTHSNAYNQARSYMDLKELYIHLSYLMTYAIGRFKQLQDKCLVDMREMGFKNDANSLENGQLAAAVDYVCYGQLDDVDLFNTGCNSFHNQVYEYRKSLQANLKDGESIDPLPPLMPLGVCAEDDPKDEDNAQQPNETAENENDEPSEYDDDRDDDADDGDDVDDLDDEYDALGTEESMNRNEQAHAYDRKLTRLLREYPSIWCTRHPDYGKMEVTRKQWRVIASHFPRGDDIKLRWKNVRKRYVRIERLLKQGKRFKGYFDKATNYLANRDLPRSEWQPVDCGEGDGDGFERKQLDAIENTIHKEQQDFTDARQQGVRATPRLPVRPIEVRPIDMRIINFAKSHPVLWRKSTDPEFNSIDEQTRKSLWLNFWKSAPNYRCEYIVERWQQMYEMYKSFRLKTIKDKSTFANLELKYSKYLANLYFLYKIDEQDLRDEFEPLQDCVQQATNGGDSAGKLKDMPDDKQFAQQLVLAMRAYPTLWNPRHVDYNDVGARERLWAELARRLPRFRRDARACKLRWQMAKFAYECYCRELERQPRPNERTLQKLRTNFPLEEMRFLNI